From Variimorphobacter saccharofermentans, one genomic window encodes:
- a CDS encoding LytR/AlgR family response regulator transcription factor: protein MRVAVCDDEQIIRSITVKLLKEYSNQVSIDFEILTFSSGEELLQYNKDIDIILMDIEMDGIDGIKTTDLIYRRNPKTLTILLTSHVRRFKEGYKVHAFRFMTKPIQRSEFKEYMNDAIAEILGNKTITLRKDGVDMKVYIRNILYIAAQFGYSEIWTTKDMFRSELSLLQWEDQLDKTLFFRCHKKYIVNVGQIEDLIKNIVILKNGEKVKVSRRKYPDLREIFINFNVTH from the coding sequence ATGCGTGTTGCAGTATGTGATGACGAACAGATTATCCGCAGTATTACGGTAAAACTTCTGAAAGAATATAGCAACCAAGTTTCCATAGATTTCGAAATACTGACCTTCTCTTCCGGTGAAGAGCTTCTACAATACAACAAAGATATTGATATTATACTTATGGATATTGAAATGGATGGTATTGACGGAATTAAAACCACCGACCTTATCTATCGTAGGAATCCAAAAACTCTGACCATATTGCTTACCAGCCATGTGAGACGCTTTAAGGAAGGATATAAGGTTCATGCCTTCCGATTTATGACAAAGCCCATCCAAAGATCAGAATTCAAAGAGTATATGAACGATGCAATTGCTGAGATATTGGGGAACAAAACGATTACCCTACGAAAAGACGGCGTTGATATGAAGGTTTATATACGCAACATATTATATATCGCTGCACAATTCGGCTATTCTGAGATTTGGACTACAAAGGATATGTTTCGTAGTGAACTAAGCCTCTTACAATGGGAAGATCAACTTGACAAAACTCTGTTCTTCCGGTGCCACAAGAAATATATTGTTAATGTCGGTCAGATAGAGGACCTTATTAAAAATATAGTGATACTAAAAAACGGAGAAAAGGTTAAAGTTTCTCGAAGAAAGTATCCGGATTTGAGAGAAATTTTTATTAATTTTAATGTGACACATTAA